A single genomic interval of Zobellia nedashkovskayae harbors:
- a CDS encoding TfoX/Sxy family protein: MEPSTDFKDFIFDQLQSWRRVRIKRMFGCVGLYADDLMFGIIAKEVIFFKVDKSNISNYLEADSQPLKLFKNESKVLSFYEVPIEVLEDANQFVHWAEESLNIQKNKSK; this comes from the coding sequence ATGGAACCTTCAACAGATTTTAAAGATTTTATTTTTGACCAATTACAAAGTTGGAGAAGAGTACGAATCAAAAGAATGTTTGGTTGTGTTGGTTTGTATGCAGACGATTTAATGTTTGGAATTATAGCCAAAGAAGTCATTTTTTTTAAAGTAGATAAAAGTAATATTTCTAATTATTTAGAAGCTGATTCTCAACCTTTAAAGTTATTCAAAAATGAAAGTAAAGTTCTGTCATTTTATGAAGTTCCTATTGAAGTTTTAGAAGATGCTAATCAATTTGTCCATTGGGCAGAAGAATCATTAAATATTCAAAAAAATAAATCAAAATGA
- a CDS encoding DUF3592 domain-containing protein, with protein MIGVYFSACGFIIITIGVILVFKDKSTRRWKHTSGTIISSEYNSKIESNSDGGRYKTFMTTCKYEYSLQGSNKKIIGTKIFPFGGNSWTTNSEEQLNIYRKLHKGNRIQVYYHPIYKSKSCLIVGENYNLKLIVFIGLLIFIMGVGLFVQNFTEINMPEKLIESIIVVK; from the coding sequence ATGATAGGTGTATATTTTTCTGCATGCGGTTTTATCATAATTACTATCGGAGTTATCCTCGTTTTTAAGGACAAATCAACCCGCAGATGGAAACATACTTCTGGTACAATTATAAGCTCCGAATACAACAGTAAAATTGAATCTAATTCCGACGGTGGTCGTTATAAAACATTTATGACTACTTGTAAATATGAATATTCACTACAAGGTTCAAACAAAAAAATAATTGGCACAAAAATTTTCCCATTTGGAGGTAACAGCTGGACAACTAATAGTGAAGAGCAATTAAATATTTATCGAAAGCTACATAAAGGGAATAGAATTCAAGTTTATTATCATCCGATATACAAGTCTAAATCTTGCCTAATTGTTGGTGAAAATTACAATCTTAAATTAATAGTATTTATTGGTTTGCTTATATTTATAATGGGTGTCGGATTATTTGTTCAAAATTTTACTGAAATTAATATGCCTGAAAAATTAATAGAATCAATAATAGTGGTAAAATAA
- a CDS encoding NADAR family protein, producing the protein MMAEKALLFNDNDIYQQIIKSSKAGKVKELGRQVKNFNQRIWEENRFEIVVRGNFHKFSQNPQLSEFLRNTNDRILVEASPVDNIWGIGLAQNNEDAETPYFWNGLNLLGYALMATRDILNEIGEFKTLENTILPPWIAHPEIDKYSIGWRMGYGETHIIELSKYLDNLSESEKRIYQLTYPANGEWKDWYSE; encoded by the coding sequence ATGATGGCTGAAAAGGCTTTGTTATTTAATGACAATGATATTTACCAACAAATAATCAAAAGTTCAAAAGCTGGTAAAGTAAAAGAGCTTGGTAGGCAAGTTAAGAACTTTAATCAACGGATTTGGGAAGAAAATAGATTTGAAATAGTTGTAAGAGGTAATTTTCACAAGTTTAGCCAAAATCCGCAGCTATCGGAATTTTTAAGAAACACAAACGACCGCATTTTGGTTGAGGCAAGTCCTGTCGACAATATATGGGGAATTGGACTTGCTCAAAATAATGAAGATGCTGAAACCCCATACTTTTGGAATGGACTGAATTTACTTGGATACGCTTTAATGGCAACAAGAGACATTCTTAATGAAATTGGAGAATTTAAAACTCTTGAAAATACAATTTTACCACCTTGGATAGCTCATCCCGAAATAGACAAATATAGTATTGGTTGGAGAATGGGTTATGGAGAAACTCATATAATCGAATTGAGTAAATATTTAGACAATTTAAGCGAATCTGAAAAGAGAATTTACCAATTGACTTATCCAGCAAATGGAGAATGGAAAGATTGGTATTCGGAATAA
- a CDS encoding SMI1/KNR4 family protein, with amino-acid sequence MLEIKSKSDIIIPFEKIGEDGWTNKTELIIKELADNWEDDLQEPIAIDAITELEESLKTTLPNNLKLFYLKFGIAEIGEQLQDFDDIGWIKDIWKDAPEYGPDFTQDDNTVLPFLVSFSDYLGNGNMFCFHSKTKEIYYYDHDTQPFLTKIFDDVSDYIKGCLISCQSDLFNQETGQEKAEKWCEEILIELFGKEVVKKWQY; translated from the coding sequence ATGTTAGAAATAAAATCAAAATCAGATATAATTATTCCTTTTGAAAAAATAGGAGAAGATGGGTGGACTAATAAAACTGAATTAATAATTAAGGAATTAGCTGATAATTGGGAAGATGACCTACAAGAACCTATAGCCATAGATGCAATAACTGAATTGGAAGAAAGTTTAAAAACAACTTTACCGAATAATTTAAAATTGTTTTATCTGAAATTTGGTATTGCGGAAATAGGAGAGCAATTACAAGATTTTGATGATATTGGTTGGATAAAAGATATCTGGAAAGACGCCCCAGAGTATGGCCCTGATTTTACTCAAGATGATAATACCGTTTTGCCATTTCTTGTTTCTTTTAGTGACTATTTAGGAAATGGAAATATGTTTTGCTTTCATAGTAAAACTAAAGAAATCTACTATTATGACCACGATACTCAACCCTTCTTAACAAAGATATTTGATGATGTAAGCGACTATATAAAAGGGTGTTTAATTTCTTGTCAATCAGATTTATTCAATCAAGAAACTGGCCAAGAAAAGGCAGAAAAATGGTGTGAGGAAATTTTAATTGAACTATTCGGAAAGGAAGTTGTGAAAAAGTGGCAGTACTAA
- the tcmP gene encoding three-Cys-motif partner protein TcmP, whose amino-acid sequence MATLSKTNLLNHSEAKVKLFGDYIQKYLNIISNDKYTTDIHLYDLFCGPGIYDNGGEGSPIIALKKIKDTHFKQIKSKGNNLKINCYFNDIDEEKISSLSENIKNNKLYYSSFGSLNLTSKDYLNIIQELPKELSKYKNEKAFIFIDPYGYKEVKAEHILNLLECKKKSEVLLWLPIQHMYRFSKNGTPSVLDNFNTQLGINKDSISNEWDYIGFLKEGFQEYIGNNFFVDSFSLKKEENTVFCLFFFSSHIRGYEKMLETKWQIDKEQGKGWEYSGNQPTLFSEIKTNPLEEDILKFLKETPRKNGEIYEFTLRKGFLTTHATQVLKKIQSLNKISTVEKDGSKARKGSFYINYENYKNNFDRITVKRIS is encoded by the coding sequence ATGGCAACATTATCTAAAACCAATCTACTAAATCACTCTGAAGCGAAAGTAAAACTCTTTGGTGATTACATTCAAAAGTATTTAAACATTATTTCAAATGATAAATACACAACTGACATTCATTTATATGATTTGTTTTGCGGACCAGGAATTTATGATAATGGCGGAGAAGGAAGTCCAATAATTGCACTTAAAAAGATAAAAGATACTCATTTTAAACAAATTAAAAGTAAAGGAAATAATCTTAAAATAAATTGCTATTTCAATGATATTGATGAAGAAAAAATAAGCAGTTTAAGTGAAAACATAAAAAACAATAAACTTTATTACAGCAGTTTTGGTTCTTTAAATCTTACCTCGAAAGATTATTTAAATATCATTCAAGAACTACCCAAAGAACTAAGTAAATACAAAAATGAAAAAGCCTTTATTTTTATAGACCCATATGGTTACAAAGAAGTTAAAGCTGAACATATTTTAAACTTACTAGAGTGCAAGAAAAAATCCGAGGTTTTACTTTGGTTGCCTATTCAACATATGTATAGATTTTCTAAAAATGGGACTCCAAGTGTTTTAGATAATTTTAATACTCAACTTGGGATAAATAAAGATAGTATTTCTAATGAATGGGATTATATTGGATTTTTAAAAGAAGGGTTTCAGGAATATATTGGCAACAATTTCTTTGTCGATAGTTTTTCTTTAAAAAAAGAGGAGAACACAGTTTTTTGTCTTTTCTTTTTTAGTTCACATATTCGAGGCTATGAAAAAATGTTAGAAACAAAATGGCAAATAGATAAAGAACAAGGAAAAGGATGGGAATATTCAGGTAACCAACCTACATTATTTTCAGAAATTAAAACTAATCCTTTAGAAGAAGATATTTTAAAATTTTTAAAAGAAACTCCTCGTAAAAATGGAGAAATTTATGAGTTTACACTTAGAAAAGGATTTTTGACTACTCACGCTACTCAAGTTTTAAAAAAAATACAATCTCTAAATAAGATTAGCACAGTAGAAAAAGATGGTTCAAAAGCAAGAAAAGGAAGTTTTTATATAAATTATGAGAATTATAAAAATAACTTTGACAGAATAACAGTAAAAAGAATTTCGTAA
- a CDS encoding DUF3592 domain-containing protein: protein MFNFSKIILVLIIVLLLIFTGLSIKFLGTELFVFLKDGKHNYEKIEATIESISLESTSNPNMPEGVFTKDICSISYTYIYNNKKFKSDNIGLNRNIDYSSAFHNKLYKKLNNVNQVIVYVNRDNPKQAVIIKYDLINRKIGSGIITFSFTIFLSLLLYQNFKYPANYISNQIILK, encoded by the coding sequence ATGTTTAATTTCTCAAAGATAATATTAGTACTAATTATAGTTCTGTTGTTAATTTTTACTGGATTATCAATAAAATTCTTAGGAACGGAACTATTTGTATTCCTAAAAGATGGAAAACATAATTACGAAAAAATTGAGGCAACTATAGAAAGTATTAGTCTTGAAAGCACCTCTAATCCAAATATGCCTGAAGGAGTTTTTACAAAAGATATATGCAGTATATCTTACACATATATATATAATAATAAAAAATTCAAAAGTGATAATATTGGATTAAATAGAAACATTGATTATTCAAGTGCCTTTCATAATAAACTTTATAAAAAGTTGAATAATGTTAATCAAGTAATAGTATATGTAAATCGTGACAATCCAAAACAAGCAGTAATAATAAAATATGACCTTATCAACCGTAAAATTGGTTCAGGTATCATAACATTCTCGTTTACAATTTTTCTTTCTTTACTGCTATATCAAAATTTTAAATATCCTGCGAACTATATTTCTAATCAAATAATACTAAAATGA
- a CDS encoding alpha/beta fold hydrolase yields MKTKNTFRKSIVLTLILALSMANTSQAQEIYNKDETNKKQRPFIVDKKEYPFKSNWFEKDGISMHYIDEGEGIPIVLTHGNPDWSFLNRNIIKELSGEARIIAYDLPGFGFSDTPKDYGFTPQEHVEWISALLFEHLKLEKFIIVVQDWGGPTGLSVATSHPDKVLGVVISNTWAWKPEGKLVEFSMMMRSSEMESKVMEENFFVTGLMRGSIKKESSSNKAIMDAYEMPFPTKESRKGTAVFPQQITLASDWLGELESKLSTLQEKPVELIFGLKDDVAASQYIQDKWRSYFPKAPVQLLPDAGHFTQEDSPESYVFSLRRLLKNL; encoded by the coding sequence ATGAAAACAAAAAACACATTCAGAAAATCAATAGTACTAACCTTAATACTCGCACTAAGTATGGCTAATACTTCTCAAGCTCAAGAAATCTATAATAAAGATGAAACAAATAAAAAACAAAGACCATTTATAGTAGATAAAAAGGAATATCCTTTTAAAAGTAATTGGTTTGAGAAAGACGGAATATCAATGCATTACATTGATGAAGGAGAAGGAATCCCTATTGTATTAACACACGGAAACCCAGATTGGTCATTCTTAAATAGAAACATCATTAAAGAACTTTCAGGCGAAGCAAGAATTATAGCTTATGATTTACCAGGATTTGGCTTTTCTGACACACCAAAGGATTATGGTTTTACACCACAAGAACACGTTGAATGGATTAGTGCATTACTTTTTGAACATTTAAAATTAGAGAAGTTCATAATTGTGGTTCAAGATTGGGGTGGACCAACGGGTTTATCAGTAGCTACAAGTCATCCAGATAAAGTTTTAGGAGTTGTTATTAGTAATACTTGGGCTTGGAAACCTGAAGGGAAATTGGTTGAATTTTCAATGATGATGAGATCTTCTGAAATGGAATCCAAAGTTATGGAAGAGAACTTTTTTGTAACAGGACTTATGCGAGGTTCTATCAAAAAGGAATCTAGCAGTAATAAAGCAATTATGGATGCCTATGAAATGCCATTCCCAACAAAAGAATCTAGAAAAGGAACAGCAGTTTTTCCACAACAGATTACATTGGCATCGGATTGGCTAGGAGAATTAGAAAGCAAATTATCTACGCTACAGGAGAAGCCAGTTGAGCTTATTTTTGGATTAAAAGATGATGTTGCCGCTTCTCAATATATTCAAGATAAATGGCGTTCGTATTTCCCAAAAGCTCCTGTACAATTGTTGCCTGATGCTGGCCATTTTACACAAGAAGATAGTCCAGAGAGTTATGTGTTTTCACTAAGACGACTGCTTAAGAATTTATAA
- a CDS encoding class I SAM-dependent methyltransferase, with protein sequence MKNNKHIERDGQTITKIFDNRNLSVDYRTLEPILIKGMSVLDVGCGTGSISKDIANIVGELGKVTGIDNTAKFIESGKETYKDIQNLNLLHSDLFDFQTSEKFDLITSARTLQWLSNPKDALLKMKSLLKPTGRISILDYNHNNLEWNPEPPTSMKEFYKIFLKWRNDAGMNNGIADDLPVLMKEIGMVEIEKINSDEHYEKHRPDFKSKVGIWSKVAGSVQMVEEGYLSNDLRLKAIDEYNKWVDNKAISMKMKLNEVRGKMPVANKA encoded by the coding sequence ATGAAAAACAATAAGCATATAGAAAGAGACGGACAAACAATCACGAAAATTTTTGACAATAGAAATTTAAGTGTTGATTATAGAACTCTTGAACCGATTTTGATAAAAGGAATGTCTGTTTTAGATGTTGGTTGCGGGACTGGTTCTATTTCTAAAGACATAGCAAACATTGTTGGTGAATTAGGAAAAGTTACGGGAATAGATAATACAGCAAAGTTCATTGAAAGCGGAAAAGAGACATATAAAGACATTCAAAATTTAAATCTTTTACATTCTGACTTATTTGACTTTCAGACTAGCGAAAAATTTGACCTAATTACTTCGGCAAGAACTCTACAATGGTTAAGCAATCCGAAAGATGCATTACTAAAAATGAAATCGTTATTAAAACCAACTGGCAGAATTTCAATTCTAGATTATAATCACAACAATTTAGAATGGAATCCAGAACCTCCAACCAGTATGAAAGAATTTTATAAAATTTTCTTGAAATGGAGAAATGATGCAGGAATGAATAATGGAATTGCGGATGATTTGCCTGTCCTTATGAAAGAAATTGGAATGGTTGAGATTGAAAAAATAAATTCAGACGAACATTACGAAAAACATAGACCTGATTTTAAATCAAAAGTTGGAATTTGGTCTAAAGTTGCTGGTTCTGTTCAAATGGTTGAAGAAGGATATTTAAGCAATGATTTGAGATTAAAAGCTATTGATGAATATAACAAATGGGTTGATAATAAAGCTATTTCTATGAAAATGAAACTAAATGAAGTAAGAGGGAAAATGCCAGTTGCTAACAAAGCCTAA
- a CDS encoding DUF5131 family protein: MAQSSIEWTEMTWNPTTGCTKVSQGCKFCYAEIMSKRLQAMGVEKYKDNFEVRTHENALRTPYTWKKSKVVFVNSMSDLFHEQIPLDFIKKVFKVMNENPQHVFQVLTKRAERLFELHTELKWTHNIWMGVSVEEQKVENRIDYLRKTDARVKFLSLEPLIGALPNLNLKKMDWVIVGGESGFSPRPMDADWVIDIQEQCEKADVAFFFKQWGGKNKKKNGRILNGRTYDEMPELELQQSV; this comes from the coding sequence ATGGCACAATCAAGTATAGAATGGACTGAAATGACTTGGAACCCTACTACAGGTTGTACCAAAGTTTCCCAAGGTTGTAAATTCTGTTATGCAGAAATAATGTCAAAAAGACTGCAAGCAATGGGGGTCGAAAAATATAAAGATAATTTTGAGGTAAGAACTCACGAGAATGCTTTGAGAACACCTTATACTTGGAAAAAATCAAAAGTAGTTTTTGTTAATTCAATGAGTGATTTATTTCACGAACAAATACCTTTAGATTTTATTAAAAAAGTATTTAAAGTAATGAATGAAAATCCTCAGCACGTTTTCCAAGTACTTACTAAAAGAGCTGAAAGATTATTTGAATTACATACAGAATTAAAATGGACTCATAATATTTGGATGGGAGTTTCTGTTGAGGAACAAAAAGTAGAAAATAGAATTGATTATTTAAGGAAAACAGATGCAAGAGTTAAATTTCTTTCGTTAGAACCTTTAATTGGAGCATTACCTAACTTGAATTTAAAAAAGATGGATTGGGTAATAGTTGGTGGAGAAAGTGGGTTTTCACCAAGACCTATGGATGCTGACTGGGTTATTGATATTCAAGAACAATGTGAAAAAGCTGATGTTGCATTCTTTTTCAAACAATGGGGTGGAAAAAATAAAAAGAAAAATGGTAGAATCTTGAATGGCAGAACCTATGATGAAATGCCTGAATTAGAATTACAACAAAGCGTTTAA
- a CDS encoding TetR/AcrR family transcriptional regulator encodes MPREKKYKEAEVIEKAMGLFWKNGYRNTSLRMLSKEMGINQFSINASFGNKQKLFLESLKLYRSKLQKLINVFENSSNGIESIKHFFYQFAEFADQNNSKKGCLMVNTMSEFGLDVDKKVGVIISNYEEQLRTLFKHNLELNSTKDNQTIERHTNYLVLALSGLALATKIQNEITINDYIETTFQHL; translated from the coding sequence ATGCCTAGAGAAAAGAAATATAAGGAAGCTGAAGTAATAGAAAAGGCAATGGGTCTGTTTTGGAAAAACGGCTATAGAAATACATCATTAAGGATGCTATCTAAAGAAATGGGTATCAATCAATTTTCTATAAACGCTAGTTTTGGAAATAAACAAAAGCTTTTTCTAGAAAGCTTAAAATTGTATAGAAGCAAGTTGCAAAAGTTAATCAATGTATTTGAAAACTCTTCAAACGGCATTGAGAGTATTAAACACTTCTTCTATCAGTTTGCTGAATTTGCTGACCAAAACAACTCAAAAAAAGGATGTTTAATGGTTAATACTATGTCAGAATTTGGTTTAGATGTAGATAAAAAAGTAGGTGTCATTATTTCAAATTATGAGGAGCAATTAAGAACCTTGTTTAAACACAATCTTGAGTTAAATAGCACAAAGGACAACCAAACTATAGAAAGACACACAAATTATCTTGTTCTAGCATTAAGTGGTTTGGCTTTAGCAACAAAAATTCAAAATGAAATTACCATTAACGACTATATAGAAACCACATTTCAGCACTTATAA